tttacggatgttccgttataactactgaaccgtgcatccgattgacttgaaacttggtatccatgtagaaaatacatgtacttaatggataggctaatatttatatgaatgttggactccctataccagttgcgTTGGCGttcatgatgagaatctttgtgggggtgagaaataataatgttaattttaaatgcccagcgaagcggacgggtatagctagtatattataaaactataaaatgaaactttCCCATATCGTAGAACATAACAAAAAAGTTATAGGTATTtaagttatataaaataattataacgcACTTCACATAGTTTCTTAATTCGGGgcgtatattttaattttaatatataaccTTAAATAATTACTATTTACCGTTCCACGTATGAACACaaatatagatattaatataaataaaaggatacattaaaataaaagctttatttttataatttacacgaCTTTTAAGTGACTAGTTGGTGtagtagttagcggccctgacaGTTGCGcagagggtcgtgggttcgattcccacataggtcaaacattcgtgtgatgaacaggtttgtttgctcttggtctgggtgtttattatctatatatttaaagttatataagtattcccgagcgctatgacaatcCTTCTTGAAACGAGACTTCCGGAAAGtccttaatggtaggcagcggcgtggctctgcccctggcattgctgatgtatATGAGAGACGGTAACCCCTCACCATCacgtgggtcgtatgctcgtctgcatacaaaggcacACAGGGAACCCTAATCGAAGGcgggatgaccgtgcgtgatttgttttcagttattaattattattagaatagCACAATATTAAATATGTCAGTTAAAACAATATCATTTTTTTACGAGCAAAACACTTAGTCGTTTAGGACCGCGAAAACTGTGGagtattcgaaacatcggaAGTAACTACTTTACTTAAGAAATTACTAAGTTACATTTAGCTTTACCTAACTATTTGACTATGTTTCGAACTGTGCCAAACATGCAATTGCGTTTCATGTGAAATGTTTTACATATGTAAATGAATCGATGTGCTTAATTTAACTCGTAATTCTCAATCTATTACAGACGATGATCGGACCAATCCTCATCGCGGTAAATCCATACACGGACACCTGTAACGCATTAACGTTGACTGCGGCCCGCGCCCACCGGCCCGAGCTAGCCCGACTGGTTCACGACGCCGTGAGACACCAGGCGGACTCAGGGTACCCTCAGGCGATCATTCTCTCAGGGGTATCTGGCTCAGGGAAGACGTACGCGTCAATGGTGTTGTTGAGGAGGCTCTTCGACGTGGCCGGTGGAGGCCCCGAAACGGATGCGTTCAAGCATCTCGCGGCGGCTTTTACTGTGCTGAGGGCTTTGGGCACGGCCGCCACACCGGCTAATGCGCATTCGTCCCGTATAGTAAGTATTACCAAAACGgtaggcagccgcttggctctccccctagcattgctgaagtccatgggcgacgataaccactcaccatcagttgggccgtacgctcgtctgcctattacagcaacaaaaaaataaaatcttacatCATTTTATGTATAGTATAGATTGAAAACGGTACAGAAAGTTCTTAATtgctttattatataaaatttaaagttcGCAGGATTCACGTAGTAATAGAAACTGGAATTTGTTTCCAGGGACATTTCATCGAGGTCCAAGTAACCGACGGAGCCTTGTATCGTACAAAGATCCACTGTTACTTCCTCGACCAGACCAGAGTGGTCCGCCCTCCAGCTGGCGAACGAAACTATCACATCTTCTACCAGATGCTGGCCGGACTCACACCCGACGAGCGATCGCAACTTCATCTTGAAGGTTATTCCGCTCAGGACTTAAGGCAagttaactcttttttttttattaattcgtttttaaatatccgttaataagattttaattttacaggTATCTAGCATCCCCCCATCACCGTAGAGCAGAGCCAGAAGATGCTGCAAGATTCCATGCGTGGAAAACCTGTCTCGTTATTCTCGGTATACCGTTCCTTGACGTAGTACGAGTTTTAGCGGCTGTCCTATTACTTGGCAACGTTCAGTTCGCCGAGAGCGCTGAGGGTGGGGCCGAGCCAGCCGGAGAAGCAGAGCTAGCAGCAGCCGCGGCTCTGCTAGGAGTTGCAGCGCCGGCATTGTTACGAGGCTTGGCAATGCGGGCTCCACCTCGGACTTCATCTGCGCGATCAGTGCGCGTACCAGCCACCCCAGCGGCGGCTTCATCAGCGCGTGATGCACTGGCCAAAGCATTGTATTGCCGAACAGTGGCGACTATAGTGCGTAGAGCCAATTCGTTGAAACGCTTAGGATCTACTTTAGGCACGCTTTCGTCGGATTCAACTGAATCGGTACACGCGCAAGAAGCACGTCGAGCGTCATCAGCAGGCGGGTCTCGAGCGGGCGCTCGTTCAATGGCTGCACTTAACGACGCCGTACGACACGCCACTGATGGGTTCGTGGGGATATTGGACATGTTCGGTTTCGAGGACGCAGCCCCGAGTCGACTGGAGCACCTGTGCGTTAATCTGTGCGCAGAAACAATGCAACACTTTTATAATACTCACGTGTTCAAATCCGCCGCTGAATCTTGTCGCGAGGAAGGTGTGGCGTGTCCGCTCGAAGTGGAATACGTCGACAATGTGCCGTGTATTGATTTGGTGTCATCCTTGCGAGGCGGACTGCTTGCTGCACTGGACGCAGAATGTGCAGCCCGTGGTACTCCAGAACAATACGTAGTGCGCATTAAAACAGCACACAGGTAAAGTCATTACTAATCTGTTTTCATATTTAGGGTCATAATTCCACAACCCTACGTAGTATCCTTTGATCACAGAGGTCATCCGCGACTGGCGGAGGCTCGTCCACCGCACCCTCGAAGGTTTGCAGTGCGGCATTATGCTGGTGAAGTGGCATACGACACGGTGGACTTCTTGGAAGCTAATCGCGACGCCGTCCCTGACGACCTCCTTGCCGCCTTCGAAACTGGAACCTGTGAATTTGGTTTTGCTACACATCTTTTCGGGGCTGAACTTAAAGTAAGCActtaattaaatacaatcataatcaTAAAATCGCCTTTACTTTGTATCACTTTTCTGGGACAAACTATGTAATGCCTAATAGTTTGTGCCAGAACATATCATAGTTTGTCGCGTGCCTACTAGCAGTGCGGAAGAGGCGATCAACGACAGAATTCTCTGGGGCGGGTCACCGAGTGGAATGAACTGAATTTTGTTCAGTTATGCATGCAGTATTGCACATTCACTGTGAAGAAAAGACTTTTATCATAGCGCTAGCAATTTAAAGGATTATCCCTGCAGCCTTCCGCGGGTTCTTGGGGTCGATGTTTTGAGCGGTATTCAGTATCGGAGTCATATGGAAGCCAAAGCCAAATTGATCTCTAAAATTTTAAGAGTCAACAAAGCGAAGttgtatttcacgcctggacaaagactggTGCTTTATAAATCACAGGGCCTGGCAATACGTGGAATACTGCCCTCCTCTGGGTTGGGATCCCCGAGTACAcactacttccatttgactccataagAATTCGAACGGCCCTCGTTCGGATTGTCAATATTCCTGGCCTCACGGATCGCTTGGTGCCTCTGGGACGGTCTCTGGAAAAAtctatggtgtttcccgagcactatgacgtATCCTTGTTCAGACTGGGCTtccaaaaagtaaaataaaagaattaaattttttcaaacCAAAATCATTGATTACAAGTCGGATATTACTTAAAATAGtgtttgaatgtcaaaatatgaaTATCCGGCTTAGAAATCAATGCCGAATATTAGAAGCATGgggttttaattttgtttatatgtCTGTCGTAGGCCATGGCAGCACAAGGCGGGGCAGCGAATTCTGGGGGTGGATTCTTCCGTGCGTCCCCCACAGTTGCTGCAGAAGCAGGCTCGACACTCACACAAGACTTCCACACGCGTCTCGACAACTTGCTCCGTACGCTCGTGCACGCTCGCCCGCACTTCGTGCGCTGTTTGCGGGCTAACTCTACGGAAACACCAATGCTCTTTGAAAGGACGACTGTAGCGCGACAGGTGAGAACTAGCGATAAAGGCGTCACCTGTTTGATACCGAGCTAAGCTTGATATTTTGGAACGACATAGATAGAATATCAATAAAGATTTTAATACTCGCTTTGACACCCTTTTCTGTCATTTTTGTCTCGCATACAACACAAACCTTCAATTTACGACTTTGGTGGTTTCAAGTCGTAATagtattttcattatttgatAGACTCCAAATAGCCTCAGTTATTAAATTAATCGAGAGCGAGAAGGTAGGGTTAAAACTGAACctggaaaaaacaaaaataatgacaaACGGAGAGAGAATTCCCATAAACTTAGGAAACAACCAAATTGATTACACCGATGAATATATTTACTTGGGACAGCTAATAACAGATGATAATCCGGTGCTCAAAGAAGTTGAACGAAGAATAACTAATGGCTGGAGAAGGTACTGGGGCTTGAAAGAAATTATGAAGGACAAAAATCTTCATATGAACATTAAAAGCAAACTATTTAATACTTGCGTACTACCAGTTCTCATGTACGGCAGTCAAACATGGGCTTTATCACAAAACACGATTAGCAAGCTTGCATCATGCCAACGCGCAATGGAGAGGAGCATGATGAACGTGAAAAAGTCAGACCGACTGAGTAACCGTATAATAAGAAGCAAAACAAAGGTAATAGATATAGGGTGCAAAATTAGAAGGCTTAAATGGCGTTGGGCAGGGCATATGGTTAGAGGTAAAGATAAATGGAGCAAAGTTGTGACACAATGGTATCCTAGAGAAAGTAAAAGGAAAAAAGGTAGACCGCAAAAAAGATGGGATGACGACATACGACAAGTGGCAGGCGTCACATGGAACAGAGTGGCTCAAGAAAGACATGAGTGGAaaaggttggaggaggcctttgtcgattggcaaacagatctgcagaaaataagaaaaattcaaataatagacTAGATtaaggtttaaataaaatttaagttttatatattatatttaattttagtcatataattgtaatatggatctgaataaaaggctatattattattattattattattattaaattaatattgacaGGTCCGTGCACTACAAATATTAGAAACGACGCAGCTAATGGCCAGTGGGTACCCGCACCGGATGCGTTTCCGTGCGTTCAGCGGACGGTACCGGGCACTGTGCcgcggcgcggggggcggggcGAGTGCGGGGGCTGCGGGGAGCGTGGCGGGCGCGGAGGGGGAGGCGTGCGGGCGGGTACTGAGGGCAGTGCAGGCTGCGGCCGCTCCACCAGCCCCCGCCTCCCCTGCCGCAGTACGGTGGGCGCTTGGAAAGAGACACGTCTTCCTCAGTGAGGGGATGCGGCaggtttgttatatttttt
The sequence above is drawn from the Bombyx mori chromosome 11, ASM3026992v2 genome and encodes:
- the LOC101743597 gene encoding unconventional myosin-IXAa isoform X1 gives rise to the protein MLLPDQTYETAPDPVPSLLLARRLPPDFFCANRPRRPRDKRKLLHSLPSGGEETSAGAAAPREAELRADARRRKTRSRTGHHKKNGEKTLYASSSNEAVHLQRRLLSLSSELVTLRNHLHVGAAGGTAAGAAPTAGTSTGQPAVPPRAPHLLPPPPHAAQPPAPPLHPLPPPPETRWRNVPAAPPQASAGPTPTSGTSGPSGVSGLSASDVEDLIHLRGPLTEDAVVRALQARFYHNKFYTMIGPILIAVNPYTDTCNALTLTAARAHRPELARLVHDAVRHQADSGYPQAIILSGVSGSGKTYASMVLLRRLFDVAGGGPETDAFKHLAAAFTVLRALGTAATPANAHSSRIGHFIEVQVTDGALYRTKIHCYFLDQTRVVRPPAGERNYHIFYQMLAGLTPDERSQLHLEGYSAQDLRYLASPHHRRAEPEDAARFHAWKTCLVILGIPFLDVVRVLAAVLLLGNVQFAESAEGGAEPAGEAELAAAAALLGVAAPALLRGLAMRAPPRTSSARSVRVPATPAAASSARDALAKALYCRTVATIVRRANSLKRLGSTLGTLSSDSTESVHAQEARRASSAGGSRAGARSMAALNDAVRHATDGFVGILDMFGFEDAAPSRLEHLCVNLCAETMQHFYNTHVFKSAAESCREEGVACPLEVEYVDNVPCIDLVSSLRGGLLAALDAECAARGTPEQYVVRIKTAHRGHPRLAEARPPHPRRFAVRHYAGEVAYDTVDFLEANRDAVPDDLLAAFETGTCEFGFATHLFGAELKAMAAQGGAANSGGGFFRASPTVAAEAGSTLTQDFHTRLDNLLRTLVHARPHFVRCLRANSTETPMLFERTTVARQVRALQILETTQLMASGYPHRMRFRAFSGRYRALCRGAGGGASAGAAGSVAGAEGEACGRVLRAVQAAAAPPAPASPAAVRWALGKRHVFLSEGMRQVLERMRRGRREAAAASIQRAWRRHRARPRPAPRPRPAPIARTPPPDPADKCDPALVKRTCSLFGLDLERPPPLPPSRAYTVSGGVKLSYPQQRAVSAEWSDEGGARLRPGDTVLVVGAARRGHLAVQIGSRTVQVPHGVLSPPRAPAPRHHPPPPPAPAPPALA
- the LOC101743597 gene encoding unconventional myosin-IXAa isoform X2, whose product is MLLPDQTYETAPDPVPSLLLARRLPPDFFCANRPRRPRDKRKLLHSLPSGGEETSAGAAAPREAELRADARRRKTRSRTGHHKKNDASSSNEAVHLQRRLLSLSSELVTLRNHLHVGAAGGTAAGAAPTAGTSTGQPAVPPRAPHLLPPPPHAAQPPAPPLHPLPPPPETRWRNVPAAPPQASAGPTPTSGTSGPSGVSGLSASDVEDLIHLRGPLTEDAVVRALQARFYHNKFYTMIGPILIAVNPYTDTCNALTLTAARAHRPELARLVHDAVRHQADSGYPQAIILSGVSGSGKTYASMVLLRRLFDVAGGGPETDAFKHLAAAFTVLRALGTAATPANAHSSRIGHFIEVQVTDGALYRTKIHCYFLDQTRVVRPPAGERNYHIFYQMLAGLTPDERSQLHLEGYSAQDLRYLASPHHRRAEPEDAARFHAWKTCLVILGIPFLDVVRVLAAVLLLGNVQFAESAEGGAEPAGEAELAAAAALLGVAAPALLRGLAMRAPPRTSSARSVRVPATPAAASSARDALAKALYCRTVATIVRRANSLKRLGSTLGTLSSDSTESVHAQEARRASSAGGSRAGARSMAALNDAVRHATDGFVGILDMFGFEDAAPSRLEHLCVNLCAETMQHFYNTHVFKSAAESCREEGVACPLEVEYVDNVPCIDLVSSLRGGLLAALDAECAARGTPEQYVVRIKTAHRGHPRLAEARPPHPRRFAVRHYAGEVAYDTVDFLEANRDAVPDDLLAAFETGTCEFGFATHLFGAELKAMAAQGGAANSGGGFFRASPTVAAEAGSTLTQDFHTRLDNLLRTLVHARPHFVRCLRANSTETPMLFERTTVARQVRALQILETTQLMASGYPHRMRFRAFSGRYRALCRGAGGGASAGAAGSVAGAEGEACGRVLRAVQAAAAPPAPASPAAVRWALGKRHVFLSEGMRQVLERMRRGRREAAAASIQRAWRRHRARPRPAPRPRPAPIARTPPPDPADKCDPALVKRTCSLFGLDLERPPPLPPSRAYTVSGGVKLSYPQQRAVSAEWSDEGGARLRPGDTVLVVGAARRGHLAVQIGSRTVQVPHGVLSPPRAPAPRHHPPPPPAPAPPALA
- the LOC101743597 gene encoding unconventional myosin-IXAa isoform X3, producing MATLGLSKVFILDKYFTELQKFWETEKKLQDASSSNEAVHLQRRLLSLSSELVTLRNHLHVGAAGGTAAGAAPTAGTSTGQPAVPPRAPHLLPPPPHAAQPPAPPLHPLPPPPETRWRNVPAAPPQASAGPTPTSGTSGPSGVSGLSASDVEDLIHLRGPLTEDAVVRALQARFYHNKFYTMIGPILIAVNPYTDTCNALTLTAARAHRPELARLVHDAVRHQADSGYPQAIILSGVSGSGKTYASMVLLRRLFDVAGGGPETDAFKHLAAAFTVLRALGTAATPANAHSSRIGHFIEVQVTDGALYRTKIHCYFLDQTRVVRPPAGERNYHIFYQMLAGLTPDERSQLHLEGYSAQDLRYLASPHHRRAEPEDAARFHAWKTCLVILGIPFLDVVRVLAAVLLLGNVQFAESAEGGAEPAGEAELAAAAALLGVAAPALLRGLAMRAPPRTSSARSVRVPATPAAASSARDALAKALYCRTVATIVRRANSLKRLGSTLGTLSSDSTESVHAQEARRASSAGGSRAGARSMAALNDAVRHATDGFVGILDMFGFEDAAPSRLEHLCVNLCAETMQHFYNTHVFKSAAESCREEGVACPLEVEYVDNVPCIDLVSSLRGGLLAALDAECAARGTPEQYVVRIKTAHRGHPRLAEARPPHPRRFAVRHYAGEVAYDTVDFLEANRDAVPDDLLAAFETGTCEFGFATHLFGAELKAMAAQGGAANSGGGFFRASPTVAAEAGSTLTQDFHTRLDNLLRTLVHARPHFVRCLRANSTETPMLFERTTVARQVRALQILETTQLMASGYPHRMRFRAFSGRYRALCRGAGGGASAGAAGSVAGAEGEACGRVLRAVQAAAAPPAPASPAAVRWALGKRHVFLSEGMRQVLERMRRGRREAAAASIQRAWRRHRARPRPAPRPRPAPIARTPPPDPADKCDPALVKRTCSLFGLDLERPPPLPPSRAYTVSGGVKLSYPQQRAVSAEWSDEGGARLRPGDTVLVVGAARRGHLAVQIGSRTVQVPHGVLSPPRAPAPRHHPPPPPAPAPPALA